The following proteins come from a genomic window of Lycium ferocissimum isolate CSIRO_LF1 chromosome 4, AGI_CSIRO_Lferr_CH_V1, whole genome shotgun sequence:
- the LOC132054260 gene encoding uncharacterized protein LOC132054260 yields MEKAWKSEQEKQEESLERKMIAMLELSMKTTFIGTSLSYDNLCMRPNLDLPKGFKVPHFELFNGIGNPKAYIWAYCDQLVGVRNNQVLIMKLFTQSLTGEASEWFTTQDRCRWITWEDMAAAFMEKFLFNMETTLEGYYLEKVKQKSTENFREYASRWRIEAARIQQPTGEKELVLVFIRSQEIDFYDRMLSISRRPLSELVKMGEAVEDGLKTGRIISMIEKSIGSSSTEFIKKQKGGNHIPHS; encoded by the coding sequence atggaaaaggcTTGGAAGTCTGAGcaggaaaaacaagaagaaagtcTTGAACGAAAGATGATCGCAATGTTGGAACTGTCCATGAAAACCACCTTCATTGGCACGAGCCTGAGCTATGACAACTTGTGCATGCGTCCAAATTTGGATTTGCCCAAAGGCTTTAAGGTGCCACATTTTGAGCTATTTAATGGGATAGGTAATCCGAAAGCATATATATGGGCCTACTGTGACCAATTGGTCGGCGTCCGAAACAACCAAGTGCTCATTATGAAGCTGTTCACCCAAAGTTTGACCGGAGAAGCCTCGGAGTGGTTCACGACGCAAGACAGATGCCGTTGGATCACATGGGAAGACATGGCTGCGGCCTTTATGGAAAAattcctctttaacatggaaaCGACACTGGAAGGGTACTATTTAGAAAAGGTCAAACAGAAATCCACTGAAAACTTCCGCGAGTACGCAAGTAGGTGGAGAATAGAAGCTGCTCGGATACAACAGCCAACGGGCGAGAAAGAATTAGTGTTGGTCTTCATCCGTTCGCAAGAAATAGACTTCTATGACAGAATGCTTTCAATTTCCAGAAGACCGTTGTCTGAACtggtcaaaatgggagaggccgtagaagatggtctcaaaaCAGGCCGAATCATAAGTATGATCGAAAAGTCCATTGGGTCAAGCTCAACCGAGTTTATAAAGAAGCAAAAGGGTGGCAATCATATCCCACACTCCTAG